The Chitinophaga flava genome has a segment encoding these proteins:
- a CDS encoding AraC family transcriptional regulator: MKYQTLPPSEKFRDIVRFFWALESNEPYTHYSMADMCPELLFHYNGCFNEYLKDGRIQSSFTAGIHAQSSSTRKFHIDQGFGLFGAYLYPQAIPLLFDIPASELTNQMPDLSGLLKTSGRQLEEKIFHADNHHQRIKIIEDFLETRLSRHYNAQPPVFQAIQTVIRSRGLIRVKQLAQDHFLSERQFERQFLQYAGFSPKMFSRIVRFHAAINQYGPTPLSLTQIALECGYYDQSHFIHDFREFSGEHPKTFFSGRSGATAWMD; this comes from the coding sequence TGAAATACCAAACCCTTCCCCCTTCCGAAAAATTCCGGGACATCGTGCGGTTTTTCTGGGCACTTGAAAGCAACGAGCCTTATACACATTATTCCATGGCCGATATGTGCCCTGAGCTGTTGTTTCACTACAACGGCTGTTTTAATGAATACCTGAAAGACGGTCGTATTCAATCATCCTTTACCGCCGGCATACACGCACAATCGAGCTCCACCCGAAAGTTCCATATAGATCAGGGATTTGGTTTATTTGGTGCTTATCTTTATCCGCAGGCAATTCCTTTGCTGTTTGATATCCCTGCCAGCGAACTGACCAACCAGATGCCTGACCTCTCCGGTTTATTGAAGACCTCCGGCCGGCAGCTGGAAGAAAAAATCTTTCACGCTGACAATCACCATCAACGGATAAAAATAATAGAAGACTTCCTGGAGACGCGCTTATCCAGGCATTACAACGCGCAGCCACCGGTTTTCCAGGCGATACAAACTGTGATTCGCAGCCGGGGCCTCATCAGGGTAAAACAGCTGGCACAGGACCATTTCCTTTCAGAAAGGCAATTCGAAAGACAGTTTCTGCAGTACGCAGGTTTCAGTCCTAAAATGTTTTCGAGGATAGTTCGTTTTCATGCAGCGATCAATCAATATGGCCCTACCCCTCTTTCTCTTACACAGATTGCGCTGGAATGTGGTTATTACGACCAGTCCCATTTTATCCATGATTTCCGGGAATTTTCAGGAGAACATCCCAAAACTTTTTTCTCCGGCCGTTCCGGTGCTACCGCCTGGATGGACTAA
- a CDS encoding VOC family protein, whose protein sequence is MNIPTGHQAVMPYLTLENANGFLTFTQQVFQATVSFRELHDDNQTIRHAEIQISGSTIMTSEAREQWKAQPGNLFVYVEDADSSYQTALDNGATSVMPLSDQSYGRTCGVKDPCGNIWWITSVK, encoded by the coding sequence ATGAACATCCCCACAGGACATCAGGCCGTTATGCCTTATCTGACACTCGAAAATGCCAATGGCTTTCTAACCTTTACCCAGCAAGTATTTCAGGCAACTGTCAGCTTTCGTGAGTTGCATGATGACAACCAAACCATCAGGCATGCAGAAATACAGATCAGCGGTAGCACCATTATGACCAGTGAAGCCCGGGAACAATGGAAGGCACAGCCAGGCAATCTTTTTGTTTATGTAGAAGATGCCGACAGCAGCTACCAGACCGCACTTGACAATGGCGCCACCAGCGTAATGCCACTCAGCGACCAGAGCTATGGCCGCACCTGTGGTGTAAAAGATCCCTGCGGTAATATCTGGTGGATTACCAGTGTAAAATAG